From the Bacteroidota bacterium genome, one window contains:
- a CDS encoding MBL fold metallo-hydrolase, with protein sequence MKKGLTRREMLKLSGGVVGGLALGSTLSSFGSRPSGVPLTDPAEKNSLFDALPVFPLGEELATDEMRITFLGTSCIPRLSQECNSIFVEVGSGDQFVFDCGTGVVAKYNAMGIPMSRMNKIFLTHLHGDHMSDLTHIYCFGPAEDRKSPLYIWGPCNSGFTYTDPDGNVRGPFDDGTKAFCEKFREVMRWHTESFSFGATSYPDYEIPSQESWGLPVNPVPVGSDTPDDGFAIIPIELDWTTSGIVAGDNVAYDNPVTKVKITHFPVIHCRQGSIGYKLEWNGLSMIFSGDTKPNYHIIRQASGVDVFIHEMVMPADVWATKNSGLHPGDPNWPAVFGYAKQVQNSSHTPQGAFGYILSQITPPPRLTVATHFQAADDTIASAMKSVRNHYPAGEVTFATDLMVLNVSKTQISQRRAVVSAFAFYPVSTPLDEVNTPKYWKYNAQNKKVGDPFAQIDITEAVPAVDPDTGDVNYDENGY encoded by the coding sequence ATGAAGAAGGGTCTGACGCGAAGAGAAATGTTAAAACTTTCGGGTGGTGTCGTCGGAGGGCTGGCACTGGGAAGCACTCTGAGCAGCTTTGGTAGCAGACCGTCCGGTGTGCCATTAACGGATCCAGCTGAAAAAAATTCCTTATTTGACGCATTGCCTGTTTTTCCGCTTGGGGAAGAACTGGCAACAGACGAGATGAGGATTACATTCCTGGGGACATCCTGCATACCACGGCTTTCACAGGAGTGCAACAGCATCTTTGTTGAAGTAGGCAGCGGGGATCAATTCGTTTTTGACTGTGGAACAGGCGTAGTAGCTAAATATAATGCCATGGGTATTCCGATGAGCAGGATGAACAAGATATTTCTGACACATCTTCATGGAGACCATATGAGCGATCTGACCCACATTTATTGTTTCGGACCTGCAGAGGACCGTAAATCGCCCCTATACATATGGGGACCATGTAATTCCGGATTTACGTACACTGATCCTGATGGAAATGTCCGTGGTCCCTTTGATGACGGGACTAAAGCTTTCTGTGAGAAATTCAGGGAAGTGATGCGTTGGCATACCGAAAGCTTCAGCTTTGGAGCAACCAGCTATCCTGATTACGAGATACCTTCTCAGGAAAGCTGGGGGCTGCCGGTTAATCCAGTTCCGGTGGGCTCCGATACGCCCGATGACGGCTTCGCCATTATACCCATAGAACTGGACTGGACAACATCAGGCATAGTGGCTGGTGATAATGTCGCTTATGATAATCCGGTCACCAAAGTAAAAATAACACATTTCCCGGTGATACATTGCAGACAAGGGTCTATTGGTTACAAACTGGAGTGGAATGGCTTATCGATGATATTCAGTGGTGACACAAAGCCTAATTATCATATTATCAGGCAGGCAAGTGGAGTAGATGTGTTTATCCATGAGATGGTCATGCCTGCAGATGTCTGGGCAACAAAGAATTCGGGATTACATCCCGGAGATCCTAACTGGCCTGCAGTGTTTGGTTACGCCAAACAGGTCCAGAACAGCTCTCATACCCCGCAGGGTGCTTTTGGTTATATTCTGAGCCAGATTACTCCACCTCCACGACTAACTGTAGCTACACATTTCCAGGCTGCTGACGATACGATTGCTTCGGCTATGAAAAGTGTTCGTAACCATTATCCTGCAGGCGAGGTCACTTTTGCCACGGATCTCATGGTCTTAAACGTCTCCAAAACCCAAATTAGCCAGCGGAGAGCTGTTGTTTCAGCATTTGCCTTTTATCCGGTGAGTACACCACTCGATGAAGTTAATACTCCGAAGTATTGGAAGTATAATGCTCAGAATAAAAAAGTCGGAGATCCATTCGCACAGATTGATATAACAGAGGCGGTTCCGGCTGTTGATCCGGATACAGGTGATGTCAATTATGATGAAAACGGCTATTGA
- a CDS encoding T9SS type A sorting domain-containing protein has protein sequence MKKSIILISYIMAKTTIATAKRFDSCKYQFSIKLLILFLLFSAGANAQYDKMLIGDNNNSQIVIANIDGSNLDTINIGGLFQSFYDADVDPVHEKIYMAWYYGIYSMNYDGSGFDTLVSYPAGGYSCGIAVDTANGHIYWGSTPENKIYRADLNGTNQVTFLSGLGYVGDVDIDLVHGYLFYGQYIIGATMGLYRVDLNGTNNVTIVSGYDVEYLGLDVKNGVIYFGDGGTCRKINYNGTNDNLLFNFQPGGFFVDTTNSLIYYTDMSANRVFRSDLFGANVQNLITTQLASPHGPVLFQACFSIIAQPANQNVNVGVSAQFVLHVSGTNISYQWQTDAGLGFQNISNAGQYSGATNDTLTVSNTTLANNNQQFRCIVTSISCSDTSTVAILTVINNFGISEAVEQNLFKVYPNPTNSNINVQVNASLIGATYTITDQLGKIAMTGKLNTENSTIELSNLSGGIYMFSFGDDTKQTFTLIKN, from the coding sequence ATGAAAAAATCAATTATCTTAATTAGTTATATTATGGCCAAGACAACTATTGCTACAGCCAAAAGGTTTGATAGTTGCAAGTACCAATTCAGTATTAAACTGCTCATCCTCTTCCTACTATTTAGTGCAGGTGCCAATGCGCAATACGACAAAATGCTTATAGGCGACAATAACAATTCGCAGATTGTAATTGCCAATATAGACGGAAGCAATCTTGATACTATTAATATAGGCGGACTTTTTCAGTCATTTTATGATGCTGATGTTGACCCAGTACATGAGAAGATTTATATGGCGTGGTATTATGGCATTTACTCTATGAATTATGACGGCAGCGGTTTCGATACTTTAGTTTCTTACCCTGCCGGTGGTTACAGTTGTGGCATTGCCGTTGACACTGCAAATGGACATATTTACTGGGGAAGCACACCAGAAAACAAAATTTATCGCGCGGACCTGAATGGAACAAACCAAGTAACCTTCCTCTCAGGTCTGGGTTACGTTGGGGATGTGGATATTGATTTGGTCCACGGATATTTGTTTTACGGACAGTATATTATTGGTGCAACTATGGGCTTATATCGTGTTGATCTGAACGGAACCAATAACGTAACAATAGTTTCCGGCTATGATGTAGAATATCTGGGACTCGATGTAAAGAATGGCGTTATCTATTTTGGAGATGGCGGCACCTGCAGAAAGATAAACTATAACGGCACGAACGACAATCTTCTCTTTAACTTTCAGCCAGGTGGATTTTTTGTTGATACGACCAACTCATTGATTTACTATACAGATATGAGCGCTAACCGTGTATTCCGGAGTGATTTATTTGGAGCAAATGTTCAGAACCTGATTACCACCCAATTGGCATCACCACATGGTCCTGTGTTGTTTCAGGCGTGCTTTTCGATTATTGCTCAGCCGGCAAACCAAAATGTAAACGTTGGCGTTAGCGCGCAATTTGTTCTTCACGTTTCAGGAACTAATATTAGTTACCAATGGCAAACAGATGCAGGCTTGGGTTTTCAGAACATTAGCAATGCTGGTCAATATAGCGGAGCAACAAATGACACATTGACTGTTTCAAACACAACACTTGCAAATAACAATCAACAATTCCGTTGCATTGTAACTTCTATTTCTTGCAGCGATACTTCTACGGTTGCAATATTAACTGTGATTAACAATTTCGGAATCAGCGAAGCCGTTGAACAAAATCTGTTTAAGGTTTATCCAAACCCTACCAACAGCAATATAAATGTTCAGGTGAATGCAAGTCTGATTGGTGCTACTTATACCATTACCGACCAATTGGGCAAAATAGCAATGACAGGAAAACTGAATACTGAAAATTCAACAATTGAACTTAGTAATTTATCGGGAGGTATTTATATGTTCAGTTTTGGAGACGATACTAAGCAGACATTTACATTGATTAAGAATTAA